The Oxobacter pfennigii genome has a window encoding:
- a CDS encoding uroporphyrinogen decarboxylase family protein — translation MFDLTGRLTPRENYLRLLKGGHPDYICHVSEITKGMFFDPLAMAYMNRVPGAISKDRWGISWKWLEGHPAANPYVTEETKVIKDIRHWDKYIDVPWPSKFNVDWTEAEKRAQEFDRQNYLLMGCCFTGLFELTHMLMGFEDALMNYIEEPEAMGELLDVLCEFKLAYLKELIDHIKPDMIHIHDDWGNKKDLFMHPDTWRALLKPRWAKIYEYMKSRGVLIQHHADCVCEPIVQDMSEIGIDVWQGVIPQNNIHEIQKTLNGSMALQGGIDGVVFDKADWTEAEVRKEVRRACDEYVPQGYFIPEIPNGQPLTPGINDIVIDELNSYGEHFFKKQKI, via the coding sequence ATGTTCGATCTTACAGGGAGGCTTACACCCAGAGAAAACTATTTAAGACTGCTTAAAGGAGGCCATCCGGATTATATTTGCCATGTTTCCGAAATTACAAAAGGAATGTTCTTTGATCCTTTGGCCATGGCTTACATGAACAGGGTCCCGGGAGCCATATCAAAAGACAGATGGGGTATATCATGGAAGTGGCTTGAAGGACATCCGGCTGCCAACCCCTATGTAACGGAAGAAACAAAAGTGATAAAAGATATCCGGCATTGGGATAAGTACATAGATGTTCCCTGGCCTTCCAAATTCAATGTTGACTGGACAGAAGCAGAAAAAAGAGCCCAGGAATTTGACCGGCAAAATTATCTTCTCATGGGATGCTGTTTTACCGGCCTCTTTGAACTGACGCATATGCTGATGGGCTTTGAAGACGCCCTCATGAACTATATTGAAGAACCTGAAGCCATGGGAGAGCTCTTAGATGTTTTATGCGAATTCAAGCTTGCATATCTTAAAGAACTGATAGACCATATCAAGCCTGACATGATTCACATCCATGATGACTGGGGAAACAAAAAGGATCTGTTCATGCACCCCGATACCTGGAGGGCTCTTTTAAAACCCCGCTGGGCAAAAATATATGAATATATGAAATCAAGAGGAGTGTTGATACAGCATCATGCCGACTGTGTATGCGAACCGATTGTTCAGGATATGTCCGAGATAGGAATTGACGTATGGCAGGGTGTAATACCTCAGAATAACATACATGAAATTCAAAAGACTCTCAACGGTTCAATGGCACTTCAGGGCGGTATTGACGGCGTTGTATTTGACAAAGCAGACTGGACAGAAGCTGAAGTGAGAAAAGAAGTTAGAAGAGCCTGCGATGAATATGTACCCCAGGGATATTTCATACCCGAAATACCTAACGGTCAGCCATTAACGCCTGGTATTAACGATATAGTAATAGATGAACTCAATTCCTACGGAGAGCATTTCTTTAAGAAGCAGAAAATATAA